A single window of Engraulis encrasicolus isolate BLACKSEA-1 chromosome 20, IST_EnEncr_1.0, whole genome shotgun sequence DNA harbors:
- the LOC134436841 gene encoding uncharacterized protein LOC134436841 translates to MEKLGFQRCLDRLLQAGVRVDVITTDRSPSIRKFMREQYPGIQHQFDPWHVVKGLKKKLTVAANIKKNTDLQPWLKSITNHLWWCCQTCGGDATELKRRWTSILHHVCGIHRWEDDDGVERTCYHQDLTEEQQKRKRWLQEDSAAFKTLSEHILNKNLLKDLNQMTLFQHTGALEVYHSSMLKYTQKRLHFFYSFMKARTLLSVMDHNENVGREQATTSEGNPRFKLVYPKQSKKWVARKIYEPTTQTFRTDLVERVLERRMDPTVKLKDPSSSVQQPSTIPANIAAIPRPDKDQAIEEHVSRFDTR, encoded by the exons ATGGAGAAACTGGGCTTTCAGAGGTGTCTGGACCGTTTGCTGCAGGCAGGAGTCAGAGTGGATGTTATCACTACAGACAGATCTCCTTCCATCAGGAAGTTTATGAGAGAACAGTACCCCGGCATACAGCACCAGTTTGACCCTTGGCATGTTGTGAAAG GTCTGAAAAAGAAGTTGACAGTGGCAGCAAACATAAAAAAGAACACAGATCTGCAACCTTGGCTGAAGTCCATCACTAATCACCTGTGGTGGTGTTGCCAGACATGTGGTGGTGATGCAACG GAGCTGAAACGCAGATGGACATCTATTCTTCACCACGTTTGCGGCATACATCGCTGGGAGGATGACGACGGAGTGGAGAGGACTTGCTACCACCAGGACCTCACTGAAGAGCAGCAGAAAAGGAAGAGGTGGCTGCAGGAAGACTCAGCTGCCTTCAAGACCCTTTCAGAACACATTCTGAACAAGAACCTGTTGAAGGACCTCAACCAGATGACACTCTTCCAACACACCG GAGCCTTGGAAGTTTACCATAGTTCCATGCTGAAGTACACGCAGAAGAGGCTTCACTTCTTCTACAGCTTCATGAAGGCACGCACCCTGCTCTCAGTGATGGACCACAACGAGAATGTTGGCCGCGAACAAGCTACAACCTCAGAGG GGAACCCAAGATTCAAATTAGTCTATCCGAAACAAAGCAAGAAATGGGTGGCAAGGAAGATTTACGAGCCTACCACACAGACGTTCCGGACGGATTTGGTGGAGAGGGTCCTAGAAAGGCGTATGGATCCTACAGTCAAGTTAAAAGATCCAAGCTCCTCTGTCCAGCAACCATCGACTATACCTGCCAATATAGCTGCCATCCCAAGACCGGATAAAGATCAAGCCATTGAAGAGCATGTTTCCCGTTTTGATACAAGATGA
- the LOC134436769 gene encoding uncharacterized protein LOC134436769 produces the protein MSAFYIINFKMFSEKFAQGMDAALLSTPTKDPPGPSSSMDTARRSGGLPFFLTSPEPAVPRPQKQRSSSGLYFAFPPLRSTEETHCAVSGQATEVQLPTPQEETTLESHGNPQDQSMSSFEASFSHPIDSSYAPITSQSSSPTSGSDQADTPSTPAANNWSQKKWIVNEFNLMQLFKTCHQCGAVIEEEDRKVTTTGSRIHIKWMCLQGHSGEWESCPLRRGMAENNLLVASSILFTGSTFTEISDWAEVLNLQIPQKTTFYELQKVYLVPVIEQAYRDYQEDSIRNLQRLTVDEGLSICGDGRSDSPGHSAKYTTYSFMNNETKEIIMVDLVQVGGE, from the exons ATGTCGGCTTTCTATatcattaattttaaaatgttttctgaAAAGTTTGCACAGGGGATGGATGCTGCACTACTGTCCACACCAACAAAGGATCCCCCTGGACCATCATCCTCCATGGATACAGCCAGGCGTTCTGGTGGGCTGCCGTTTTTCCTAACTTCCCCGGAACCGGCAGTGCCACGTCCACAGAAGCAACGCTCATCATCTGGCCTCTATTTTGCGTTTCCTCCTCTCAGATCAACTGAG GAGACCCATTGTGCAGTGTCAGGCCAGGCAACAGAAGTTCAACTGCCAACACCACAA GAGGAAACAACACTGGAAAGTCATGGCAACCCACAGGACCAGAGCATGAGTTCATTTGAGGCCTCCTTTAGCCACCCGATAGACAGCAGTTATGCCCCAATTACCAGCCAGTCAAGCTCCCCTACCTCAGGCAGTGATCAAGCAGACACACCCTCTACTCCAGCAGCCAACAACTGGTCACAGAAGAAATGGATCGTCAACGAATTCAATCTTATGCAGCTCTTCAAGACATGCCACCAGTGTGGAGCTGTGATTGAAGAGGAAGATAGAAAAGTCACCACTACTGGGAGCCGTATTCATATCAAGTGGATGTGTTTGCAAGGACACTCGGGTGAATGGGAGTCATGTCCTCTCCGGCGTGGAATGGCAGAAAACAATCTCCTGGTAGCCTCATCTATCCTGTTCACAGGTTCTACTTTTACTGAAATATCTGACTGGGCGGAAGTACTCAATCTGCAAATCCCACAGAAGACCACATTTTATGAGCTGCAAAAAGTCTACCTCGTACCAGTGATTGAACAAGCTTATCGTGACTATCAAGAAGATTCCATCAGAAATCTCCAAAGACTGACTGTTGATGAAGGACTCTCAATCTGCGGTGATGGTCGTTCAGATTCACCTGGGCACAGCGCCAAATACACAACTTACAGTTTCATGAACAACGAAACAAAAGAAATAATCATGGTGGATTTAGTTCAG GTGGGGGGTGAATGA